From one Simplicispira suum genomic stretch:
- a CDS encoding efflux RND transporter periplasmic adaptor subunit codes for MSAPLTPTESKTARRRGLTMIAVAVVLVGIGWGGWHWVNGRHFESTDNAYVAGNVVLITPQVGGTVVAIGAEDTDHVLAGQLLVRLDPADARVALDQAQAQLAQTVREVRALYANNATLQAQISLRKADLARAQAEATRLQDDVKRRAPLMASGAVGKEEFQHANAVVNTAKSTVAAAQAALLAAQEQLAASQTQTDGTRIEEHPGVLRAAARVREAFLALQRMELVAPISGHIAKRGVQLGQRVAAGAPLMTVVALNDLWVDANFKESQLQTLRIGQSAELEADVYGSKVKYHGTVVGMGAGTGAAFALLPAQNATGNWIKVVQRVPVRITLDAGEIAEHPLRIGLSMDVRVDTADQSGKMVSDTQRSAPVATTSVFDAQMQAADEAVQRTIAANLGRKASAHAKAAAVLAAAPRPALH; via the coding sequence ATGAGCGCACCTCTCACTCCCACTGAAAGCAAGACGGCCCGGCGACGTGGCCTCACGATGATTGCTGTCGCCGTCGTACTGGTCGGTATCGGCTGGGGCGGCTGGCACTGGGTCAACGGCCGCCATTTTGAATCGACCGACAACGCTTACGTGGCGGGCAACGTGGTGTTGATCACGCCCCAGGTGGGCGGTACCGTGGTGGCCATTGGCGCCGAGGACACCGACCATGTGCTGGCCGGCCAATTGCTGGTGCGGCTTGACCCGGCGGACGCCCGCGTGGCGCTTGATCAGGCCCAGGCCCAGCTGGCGCAAACCGTGCGCGAGGTACGCGCCCTGTATGCCAACAACGCTACGCTTCAAGCGCAAATCAGCCTGCGCAAGGCCGATCTGGCCCGCGCCCAGGCCGAAGCCACCCGCCTGCAGGACGACGTGAAGCGCCGCGCCCCGCTCATGGCGAGCGGCGCCGTGGGCAAGGAAGAGTTCCAGCACGCCAACGCCGTGGTGAACACGGCCAAAAGCACGGTCGCGGCCGCCCAGGCCGCCCTGCTGGCTGCACAAGAGCAGCTCGCCGCCAGCCAGACGCAGACCGATGGCACCCGCATTGAAGAGCACCCCGGCGTGCTGCGTGCTGCCGCCCGCGTGCGCGAAGCCTTTCTGGCCTTGCAGCGCATGGAGCTGGTGGCCCCCATTTCCGGCCACATCGCCAAGCGCGGCGTGCAATTGGGCCAGCGCGTGGCGGCCGGCGCACCGCTGATGACGGTGGTGGCACTGAACGATTTGTGGGTGGACGCCAACTTCAAGGAAAGCCAGTTGCAAACCTTGCGCATTGGCCAAAGCGCCGAGCTGGAGGCCGACGTCTACGGCAGCAAAGTGAAATACCACGGCACCGTGGTGGGGATGGGCGCGGGCACGGGCGCTGCCTTTGCACTGTTGCCGGCGCAGAACGCCACCGGCAACTGGATCAAGGTGGTGCAGCGCGTGCCGGTGCGCATCACGCTGGACGCGGGCGAAATCGCCGAGCACCCCCTGCGCATAGGCCTGTCGATGGACGTCCGGGTGGACACCGCAGATCAATCCGGAAAAATGGTTTCCGACACGCAGCGCAGCGCTCCCGTGGCCACCACCAGCGTGTTTGACGCCCAGATGCAGGCGGCCGATGAGGCCGTACAGCGCACCATCGCGGCCAACCTGGGCCGCAAGGCGAGCGCACATGCCAAGGCAGCGGCCGTGCTGGCGGCCGCGCCGCGCCCAGCGCTGCACTAG
- a CDS encoding CopD family protein yields the protein MLAALLLFVHLISIVVWVGGMAFAHFCLRPALPLLPPPERLRLMHAVLTRFLNWVLAAALLTLSSGLGIMVLAARAGATMPWNWHAMAAIGLVMIAIFAFVRLGPYAGLARAVAAADWSAGAAALANVRKGVAANLALGVLVVAMAVLGR from the coding sequence ATGCTCGCCGCCCTGCTTCTCTTCGTCCACCTGATCAGCATTGTCGTCTGGGTGGGCGGCATGGCGTTCGCGCATTTCTGCCTGCGCCCGGCCTTGCCCTTGCTGCCACCGCCGGAGCGGCTGCGCTTGATGCACGCCGTGCTGACGCGCTTCTTGAACTGGGTGCTGGCTGCCGCGCTGCTGACGCTGTCGAGCGGCCTGGGCATCATGGTCCTGGCGGCGCGCGCGGGTGCAACCATGCCCTGGAACTGGCATGCCATGGCGGCCATCGGCCTGGTGATGATCGCCATCTTTGCCTTCGTGCGGTTGGGGCCGTATGCGGGCCTGGCGCGTGCCGTGGCCGCTGCCGACTGGTCCGCAGGCGCCGCGGCACTGGCGAACGTTCGCAAAGGCGTGGCCGCCAACCTGGCGCTCGGCGTGCTGGTGGTGGCGATGGCAGTGCTCGGGCGCTGA
- a CDS encoding DHA2 family efflux MFS transporter permease subunit: protein MTAAQAPAEAAPLMPPAPPAAPAPPAMQAAAHPPLHGVTLLLGTLALSLATFMNVLDSSIANVSIPAIAGDLGVSPAQGTWVITSFGVANAISVPLTGWLTQRFGAVRLFTLSILLFVLTSWLCGFASSLEMLVVFRVLQGLVAGPMIPLSQTLLLASYPRARAGMALALWGVTTLVAPVVGPLLGGWITDNISWPWIFYINVPVGLIAAGVTWSIYRHRETPRRKLPIDTLGLSLLVIWVGCAQLMLDKGKELDWFSSPLILALAAIAVIALAVFLVWELTDDHPVVDLTLFRERNFAFGVLSLSVAYALFFGNVVLLPLWLQQFMGYTATNAGMALAPVGIFAIVLTPLVGRKVSEWDPRRMATGAFVVFALVLWMRSQFTTDTDFWHILVPTVIQGAAMAFFFIPLTTITLADLPPERIPAAAGLSNFVRIMAGAMGVSITTTLWDSRAALHHAHLTEGLVQGQGVFGQTLQQLTATGMTQTQALALINRLIDQQAFTRAADDVFLASAGLFLVLIALIWLTRRPGSGGSAGAAAGAH, encoded by the coding sequence ATGACCGCTGCACAAGCCCCTGCCGAGGCGGCACCGCTGATGCCGCCTGCACCCCCCGCAGCGCCTGCACCGCCGGCGATGCAAGCTGCGGCGCATCCGCCCTTGCACGGCGTGACGCTGCTGCTGGGCACACTGGCGCTCTCGCTTGCCACGTTCATGAACGTGCTCGATTCGTCGATTGCCAACGTCTCCATCCCCGCCATTGCCGGCGACCTGGGCGTCAGCCCGGCGCAGGGCACCTGGGTAATCACGAGCTTTGGCGTCGCCAACGCCATTTCGGTGCCGCTCACCGGTTGGCTGACGCAGCGCTTTGGCGCCGTGCGCCTGTTCACACTGAGCATTTTGCTGTTCGTGCTGACCTCGTGGCTGTGCGGCTTTGCATCGTCGCTGGAGATGCTCGTGGTGTTTCGCGTGCTTCAGGGCCTGGTGGCCGGGCCGATGATTCCGCTCTCGCAAACCCTGCTGCTGGCGAGCTACCCGCGCGCTCGGGCCGGAATGGCGCTGGCGCTCTGGGGCGTGACCACGCTGGTGGCGCCGGTGGTGGGGCCACTGCTGGGCGGCTGGATCACCGACAACATCTCATGGCCGTGGATTTTCTATATCAACGTCCCCGTCGGCCTGATCGCTGCGGGAGTGACATGGAGCATTTACCGGCACCGAGAAACACCACGAAGAAAACTTCCCATCGACACGCTGGGGCTCTCCTTGCTCGTGATCTGGGTCGGCTGCGCGCAGCTCATGCTCGACAAAGGCAAAGAGCTGGACTGGTTTTCTTCTCCGTTGATCCTGGCGCTGGCTGCCATCGCGGTGATTGCCCTCGCCGTGTTTCTGGTATGGGAGCTGACCGACGACCACCCGGTCGTCGACCTCACCCTGTTTCGCGAACGCAACTTTGCTTTTGGTGTGCTGTCCTTGTCGGTGGCCTACGCACTATTTTTCGGCAACGTGGTGCTGCTGCCGCTGTGGCTGCAGCAGTTCATGGGTTACACAGCCACCAATGCCGGCATGGCACTGGCGCCGGTGGGCATTTTTGCCATCGTTCTTACGCCGCTGGTCGGCCGCAAGGTGAGCGAGTGGGATCCGCGCCGCATGGCGACCGGGGCCTTCGTGGTGTTTGCGCTGGTGCTGTGGATGCGCTCGCAGTTCACAACGGACACGGATTTTTGGCACATTCTGGTGCCTACCGTCATTCAGGGCGCTGCCATGGCGTTCTTCTTTATCCCGCTCACCACCATCACGCTGGCCGATTTGCCGCCCGAGCGCATTCCAGCGGCCGCTGGCCTGAGCAATTTCGTGCGCATCATGGCAGGCGCCATGGGTGTATCGATCACCACCACGCTGTGGGACAGCCGCGCAGCCCTGCACCACGCCCACCTGACCGAAGGCCTGGTGCAAGGCCAGGGCGTGTTTGGCCAGACCCTGCAGCAGCTCACTGCCACTGGCATGACGCAGACCCAGGCACTGGCGCTGATCAACCGCCTGATTGATCAGCAGGCCTTCACCCGTGCCGCCGACGACGTGTTTCTCGCCTCTGCAGGCCTGTTTTTGGTGCTGATTGCGCTGATCTGGCTGACGCGGCGGCCCGGCAGTGGGGGCAGCGCGGGCGCTGCGGCAGGCGCGCATTGA
- a CDS encoding efflux transporter outer membrane subunit codes for MPDTLRPHQRGISPAVRVLALAAVGLLSACANPGPPHAALARTQPQALGLSPSGDDTAHLPQVRWWTALGDARLDSLIDQALAQQPSLAVARARASQAAALAEARHAANGPQAQWTLDATRQRYTANGLVPPPVAGNVYDSANLQASLSWSPDFFGLHRAELEASLGQARAAQADAAAAANTLAAQLARAYVALARVLADEEVAEQALAQRQAIERLTRERVGAGLDSQVELTQTQAAVPDAQAQMEALREQATLARRQIAVLAGQAPDALSTLAPRLTALALPALPAMLGADLLGRRPDIVAARWRIEAATQGVGAARSEFYPNINLAAFVGLNALGLNRLFEASSRQAGIAPALRLPIFDGGRLRAQLGGRQAELDAVIAQYNGAVLDAVKQAGDGLASAASIARQQSLQAQAQAGAEKAYRFAQERYAAGLGNYLVVLSTETQVLAQRRQAVALQTRALDVRLALMTALGGGWSDDTAALQVAAH; via the coding sequence ATGCCTGACACTCTGCGGCCGCACCAGCGCGGCATTTCTCCCGCCGTGCGTGTGCTTGCACTTGCTGCGGTCGGCCTGCTGAGCGCTTGCGCCAACCCCGGCCCGCCCCATGCGGCCCTGGCGCGCACCCAGCCGCAGGCTTTGGGCCTCTCGCCATCCGGAGACGACACCGCCCACCTGCCGCAGGTCCGCTGGTGGACGGCGCTGGGCGATGCCAGGCTCGACAGCCTGATTGACCAAGCCCTGGCGCAGCAACCCAGCTTGGCCGTAGCGCGTGCGCGCGCATCCCAGGCCGCAGCACTGGCGGAGGCCCGCCACGCCGCCAACGGCCCGCAAGCCCAATGGACGCTGGATGCCACGCGCCAGCGCTACACGGCCAACGGTTTGGTGCCACCGCCCGTGGCAGGCAACGTCTATGACAGCGCGAATCTGCAGGCTTCGCTGAGCTGGAGCCCCGACTTCTTTGGCCTGCACCGTGCCGAGCTGGAGGCATCGCTGGGCCAGGCGCGCGCGGCGCAGGCCGATGCAGCAGCGGCAGCCAACACCCTGGCGGCGCAACTGGCAAGGGCCTACGTGGCACTGGCCCGTGTACTGGCCGATGAGGAAGTCGCCGAGCAGGCGCTTGCGCAGCGCCAGGCCATCGAGCGACTGACGCGCGAGCGCGTGGGCGCGGGCCTCGACAGCCAGGTGGAGCTGACGCAAACCCAGGCCGCCGTACCCGACGCCCAGGCACAAATGGAAGCCTTGCGTGAACAGGCCACCCTGGCGCGGCGCCAGATTGCGGTGCTGGCCGGACAGGCGCCAGACGCACTCAGCACGCTGGCACCGCGTCTGACCGCTCTGGCGCTGCCCGCCCTACCCGCAATGCTGGGCGCCGATTTGCTGGGCCGGCGGCCCGACATCGTCGCGGCGCGCTGGCGTATCGAGGCCGCCACGCAAGGCGTCGGCGCAGCCCGCAGCGAGTTTTATCCCAACATCAATCTGGCGGCTTTTGTCGGCCTGAACGCGCTGGGGCTGAACCGCTTGTTCGAGGCCAGTTCGCGCCAGGCGGGCATAGCGCCCGCGCTGCGGCTGCCGATTTTTGACGGCGGGCGCCTGCGCGCGCAGCTTGGCGGCCGGCAGGCCGAACTGGATGCTGTGATAGCGCAGTACAACGGCGCCGTCCTCGATGCCGTGAAACAGGCAGGCGATGGCCTGGCTTCCGCAGCGTCGATTGCCCGCCAACAATCCCTGCAAGCGCAAGCACAGGCTGGAGCCGAAAAGGCCTACCGTTTTGCGCAAGAGCGCTACGCCGCGGGCCTGGGCAACTACCTGGTGGTGCTCAGTACCGAAACCCAGGTGCTGGCACAGCGCCGCCAGGCAGTGGCCCTGCAGACCCGCGCACTCGATGTGCGCCTGGCCTTGATGACCGCCCTGGGCGGTGGTTGGAGCGATGACACCGCTGCGCTACAAGTGGCAGCCCACTGA
- the smc gene encoding chromosome segregation protein SMC produces the protein MRLNSIKLSGFKSFAEPTNFLLPGQLVGVVGPNGCGKSNIMDAVRWVLGESKASELRGESMQDVIFSGTTTRKQASRASVELVFENNDHRAGGQWNQYAEIAVKRVLTRDGTSSYYINNQPVRRRDVQDVFLGTGLGPRAYAIIGQGTISRIIESRPEELRLFLEEAAGVSKYKERRRETENRLHDTRENLTRVEDILRELGGNLERLEKQAEVAQRYQALSAQAQLRQQQQWFLKRADAEAEQERVRLDGLQALNDLESRTADLRHVESELETIRQAHYAAGDQVNQAQGKLYEATAEVGRLEAEIRYVIEGRQRVEQRLVQLAAQAEEWTGRSSEAQAELENQTGAGVDAEERAEMLAAQVEEQAAVLPDLEDALRASQRSADEQRAAVVQVQQQIQVLAAEQRSLQEQKRQQEQRFERLRTDKNALAAPDEARLQNLQIQLDEAREVAETQAARLAELQDAVPLLDDERRTRQQTVNAESARLAELSARMEALKALQEKLKTSSKLQPWLERQGLEGMAGLWSRIHIETGWENALEAALRERLSALEIGRLETVRGFLGTSGTEAPPARLAFFSLPPAPPAVPATALPRLASLLRVHDVGLSAILDEWLQGCYTASSLDDALALRERLAPGETLYVPGGHAVTAHSVGFYAQDSEQSGLLARAQEIEHLEKELRAQALISDEARLALARAESQYQDSAQRLAQTRREAAESQSRAHELQVEHLRLAQLAEQARARSAQIDADLAEVEAQLADLQERAATAEGRFEELDMQLADTQERHAQLGERVIEAERRLAACREQQRTLERQAQEAAFSQRSAAARRAELERTLATATSQTAALAAERERAQGELARLSDAAAQGGLQQVLAQKMEREQALATERSRYDDLTARLRASDERRMQIERALEPQRARITEFQLKEQAARLGLEQYSTLLQEANADMAVLEASIAEGSVRLAGLQGEIDRLQQGIAALGAVNLAALEELAAASERKVFLDAQTADLQEAMNTLEDAIRKIDGETRQLLSGTFDAVNQHFGRMFPELFGGGHARLIVTGDEILDSGVQVMAQPPGKKNQTIHLLSGGEKALTAIALVFAIFQLNPAPFCLLDEVDAPLDDANTERYARLVTSMSTDTQFLFISHNKIAMEMAQQLIGVTMQEQGVSRIVAVDMESALSMAST, from the coding sequence GTGCGACTCAATTCGATCAAACTCTCCGGCTTCAAGTCGTTTGCCGAACCGACCAACTTCCTGCTGCCAGGCCAACTGGTGGGTGTGGTGGGGCCCAATGGTTGCGGCAAATCCAACATCATGGATGCCGTGCGCTGGGTGCTGGGCGAATCGAAAGCCAGCGAGTTGCGCGGCGAGTCCATGCAGGACGTGATCTTCAGCGGCACCACCACCCGCAAGCAGGCCAGCCGCGCCAGCGTCGAGCTGGTGTTCGAGAACAACGACCACCGCGCCGGCGGCCAGTGGAACCAGTACGCCGAGATCGCCGTCAAGCGCGTGCTGACGCGCGATGGCACCAGCAGCTACTACATCAACAACCAGCCGGTGCGCCGCCGCGACGTGCAGGATGTGTTCCTCGGCACCGGCCTGGGGCCGCGCGCCTACGCCATCATTGGCCAGGGCACGATCAGCCGCATCATTGAAAGCCGCCCCGAAGAGCTGCGCCTGTTCCTCGAAGAAGCCGCAGGCGTCTCCAAATACAAGGAGCGCCGGCGCGAGACCGAAAACCGATTGCACGACACGCGCGAGAACCTCACCCGCGTCGAAGACATCCTGCGCGAGCTCGGCGGCAACCTTGAGCGCCTGGAAAAACAGGCCGAGGTCGCCCAGCGCTACCAGGCCCTGAGCGCCCAGGCCCAGTTGCGCCAGCAGCAGCAGTGGTTTTTGAAGCGCGCCGACGCCGAGGCCGAGCAGGAGCGGGTGCGGCTTGACGGCCTGCAGGCCTTGAACGACCTTGAATCGCGCACCGCCGACCTGCGCCATGTCGAGTCTGAGCTGGAAACCATCCGCCAGGCCCACTACGCTGCCGGGGACCAGGTCAACCAGGCCCAGGGCAAGCTCTACGAAGCCACGGCCGAAGTAGGCCGGCTCGAAGCCGAAATCCGCTACGTCATCGAAGGCCGCCAGCGCGTGGAGCAGCGCCTGGTGCAGCTCGCCGCCCAGGCCGAAGAATGGACCGGGCGCAGCAGCGAGGCCCAGGCCGAGCTGGAAAACCAGACCGGCGCCGGCGTGGACGCCGAGGAGCGCGCCGAAATGCTGGCCGCCCAGGTGGAGGAGCAGGCCGCAGTGCTGCCCGATCTGGAAGACGCCCTGCGCGCCAGCCAGCGCAGCGCCGACGAGCAGCGCGCCGCCGTGGTGCAAGTCCAGCAGCAGATCCAGGTGCTGGCGGCCGAGCAGCGCAGCCTGCAGGAACAAAAGCGCCAGCAAGAGCAGCGTTTTGAGCGCCTGCGCACCGACAAAAATGCCCTGGCAGCGCCCGACGAAGCCCGGTTGCAGAACTTGCAGATCCAGCTCGATGAGGCGCGCGAAGTGGCTGAAACCCAGGCCGCGCGCCTGGCCGAACTGCAGGACGCGGTGCCCCTGCTGGACGACGAGCGCCGCACGCGCCAGCAGACGGTGAACGCCGAGAGTGCCCGTCTGGCCGAGCTCTCGGCGCGCATGGAAGCCCTGAAAGCGCTGCAGGAAAAGCTCAAGACTTCATCGAAATTGCAGCCCTGGCTGGAGCGCCAGGGGCTGGAGGGCATGGCCGGCCTGTGGAGCCGCATCCACATCGAAACCGGCTGGGAAAACGCCTTGGAGGCCGCACTGCGCGAGCGCCTTTCCGCCCTCGAAATCGGGCGGCTGGAAACGGTGCGCGGGTTTCTGGGCACGAGCGGCACCGAGGCGCCGCCCGCACGCCTGGCGTTTTTCAGTCTGCCGCCGGCCCCGCCAGCCGTGCCGGCCACCGCGCTGCCGCGCCTGGCCAGCCTGCTGCGCGTCCATGACGTGGGCCTCTCGGCCATTCTGGACGAATGGCTGCAGGGTTGCTACACCGCCAGCAGCCTGGACGACGCGCTGGCCCTGCGCGAGCGCCTGGCGCCAGGGGAGACCCTGTACGTGCCGGGTGGCCACGCCGTCACCGCGCACAGCGTGGGCTTTTACGCCCAGGACTCCGAGCAGTCGGGCCTGCTCGCGCGCGCCCAGGAAATCGAGCACCTCGAAAAAGAGCTGCGCGCCCAGGCGCTGATCAGCGACGAAGCGCGCCTGGCCCTGGCCCGCGCCGAGAGCCAGTACCAGGACAGCGCCCAGCGCCTGGCGCAGACGCGGCGCGAAGCGGCCGAATCGCAAAGCCGGGCCCACGAGCTTCAGGTGGAGCACCTGCGCCTGGCACAGCTGGCCGAGCAGGCGCGTGCGCGCAGCGCGCAAATCGATGCCGACCTGGCGGAAGTCGAAGCGCAACTGGCCGATCTGCAGGAGCGCGCCGCCACCGCTGAAGGCCGCTTTGAAGAGCTGGACATGCAGCTGGCCGACACACAGGAGCGCCACGCCCAACTGGGCGAGCGGGTGATCGAGGCCGAACGGCGCCTCGCGGCCTGCCGCGAGCAGCAGCGCACCCTGGAGCGCCAGGCCCAGGAGGCTGCGTTCTCCCAGCGCAGCGCCGCTGCGCGCCGGGCCGAGCTGGAGCGCACGCTGGCGACTGCGACCAGTCAGACGGCGGCCTTGGCCGCCGAGCGCGAGCGCGCCCAGGGTGAGTTGGCGCGCCTCTCCGACGCCGCCGCCCAGGGCGGACTGCAGCAGGTGTTGGCGCAAAAGATGGAACGCGAGCAGGCACTGGCTACCGAGCGCAGCCGCTACGACGACCTGACCGCGCGCCTGCGCGCCAGCGACGAGAGGCGCATGCAGATCGAGCGCGCGCTGGAGCCGCAACGCGCGCGCATCACCGAATTCCAGCTCAAGGAGCAGGCCGCGCGCCTGGGACTGGAGCAGTACAGCACGCTGCTGCAGGAGGCGAACGCCGACATGGCCGTGCTCGAGGCCTCGATTGCCGAGGGCAGCGTGCGCCTGGCCGGCCTGCAGGGCGAGATCGACAGGCTGCAGCAGGGCATCGCGGCGCTGGGCGCCGTGAACCTTGCCGCGCTGGAAGAACTGGCTGCGGCCAGCGAACGCAAGGTGTTCCTCGACGCGCAAACCGCCGACCTGCAGGAGGCCATGAACACCCTGGAAGACGCCATTCGCAAGATCGACGGCGAGACGCGCCAACTGCTCTCGGGCACCTTTGACGCCGTGAACCAGCACTTTGGCCGCATGTTCCCCGAACTGTTCGGCGGCGGCCATGCGCGCCTGATCGTCACCGGCGACGAAATTCTGGATTCGGGCGTTCAGGTCATGGCGCAGCCGCCGGGCAAGAAAAACCAGACCATTCATCTGCTCTCGGGCGGCGAGAAGGCGTTGACCGCCATTGCGCTGGTGTTTGCCATCTTCCAGCTCAACCCGGCGCCGTTCTGCCTGCTGGACGAAGTCGATGCGCCGCTCGACGATGCCAACACCGAGCGCTACGCCCGCCTGGTGACCAGCATGAGCACGGACACGCAATTTCTTTTCATCAGCCACAACAAGATCGCCATGGAAATGGCCCAGCAGCTCATTGGTGTCACCATGCAGGAGCAGGGCGTTTCGCGCATCGTGGCGGTCGACATGGAGTCGGCTTTGTCGATGGCTAGCACATGA
- a CDS encoding MarR family winged helix-turn-helix transcriptional regulator has protein sequence MDFPEPSLGNAAQATAPSSNGTDVGAEPTRATAQPPFYTPANLAPEDSVGYLLRSVLSSIRCAADAQLQGRGLTFAQCLPLYKISHCKDTTLAALARDLEADPATVTRLLDRLEAKELVVRERSTSDRRVVHVRATPLGAAMAQELTPVLADTLNAHLDGFSTDEWQHLLALLRRMLANGDALRHPSIPS, from the coding sequence ATGGATTTCCCTGAGCCCTCCCTTGGCAACGCTGCGCAGGCCACAGCGCCGTCCTCGAATGGCACAGACGTTGGTGCGGAGCCGACCCGAGCCACAGCGCAGCCCCCTTTCTACACTCCGGCCAATCTGGCACCGGAAGACAGCGTGGGTTATCTGCTGCGCAGCGTGCTGTCGTCGATTCGCTGCGCTGCCGACGCGCAATTGCAGGGCCGTGGGCTGACCTTTGCGCAATGCCTGCCCCTCTACAAAATATCGCACTGCAAGGACACCACACTCGCCGCCCTGGCGCGCGATCTGGAAGCCGACCCAGCCACGGTGACGCGCTTGCTCGATCGTCTGGAGGCCAAGGAACTGGTCGTGCGCGAGCGCTCAACCAGCGACCGCCGCGTGGTCCATGTGCGCGCCACGCCGCTCGGCGCGGCCATGGCGCAAGAACTCACTCCGGTGCTGGCCGACACCCTCAACGCCCATCTGGACGGTTTTTCCACCGACGAATGGCAGCACTTGCTGGCGCTGTTGCGCCGCATGCTGGCCAATGGCGACGCGCTGCGCCATCCCAGCATTCCCAGCTGA